A region from the Vicia villosa cultivar HV-30 ecotype Madison, WI linkage group LG3, Vvil1.0, whole genome shotgun sequence genome encodes:
- the LOC131658813 gene encoding uncharacterized protein LOC131658813, translated as MDDRLEDMMCDIGQDSFKRAHAYDSLCNDKDTPLYSGCTNFTRLSVVLKLFNLKAINGWTDKSFTEFLELLTQMLPEGNVLPSRYYEAKKILCLMGLEYEAIHACPNDCILYRKEYVNYNHCSKCKASRYKKRHGESSDDDEVKKGPPVKVVWYLPIVSRFKRLFANANDAKNLRWHAEERKCDGQIRHVTDSLQRKKIDSLFPNFGKESRNLRLGISTDGMNPFGNINTNHISWPVLLMIYNLSPRLCMKRKYVMLSMMISGLKQPGNDIDVYLSPLIDDLKVLWEEGVDVFDAHSGEQFNMRAMLFCTINDFPAYGNLSGYKVKEHKACPICEKDTCYHQLEKGKKTVYLGHRKFLNRYHPYRRLRKVFNGEQEYGVAPKPLTGEEVYQRQQGITAVFGKYQKRPIVKNIWKKRSVFFDLPYWSSLEVRHCIDVMHMEKNVCDSVIGTLLNIQGKTKYGINARLDLGLMGIREELTPQYIGNKTYLPPACYNLSKKEKLSFLREIRLCGPIFLRWMYPIERYMKILKGYTKNPHRPEASIIERYIAEEAIEFCSNYLSEVNTVGVPKSRHDGRCEGVGTQGLKIKSLSIDVVVQAHLYILNNTYEVQPYLSVHKSIIKKKYPKMSERGLLKEHNKSFSEWFKEKIAGDDSASKTIKWLSYEPKCNIITWSGYDINKTSFYTKAKDDRSTTQNSGVMIVVESMHFSSAKDKNPVMASTPYFGVIEEIWEVDYVGFKVPVFKCKWVDIDINSGVRIGEFGVTLVDLSKLAYADEPFIMASQAKQVFYVTDPCNKRWSVVLQGKVHDSDENQDANLDISETPPFSTNVPTFIEEDVEDDVHAIRIDHEEGIWEN; from the exons ATGGATGATCGTCTGGAAGACATGATGTGTGATATTGGACAAGATTCGTTTAAGAGGGCACATGCGTATGATAGTTTATGCAATGACAAGGATACACCTTTGTACTCGGGATGCACAAATTTTACACGTTTGTCAGTcgtgttaaaattgtttaatctgaAGGCAATTAACGGGTGGACTGACAAAAGTTTTACCGAATTTCTTGAATTGTTGACACAAATGCTTCCAGAAGGTAACGTACTGCCAAGTCGTTATTACGAGGCAAAGAAAATACTGTGTCTGATGGGTTTGGAGTATGAAGCGATACATGCATGtcctaatgattgcatattatacagaAAAGAGTATGTAAACTATAACCATTGTTCGAAGTGCAAGGCGTCACGCTACAAAAAGAGACATGGTGAATCTAGTGATGATGATGAGGTCAAAAAGGGTCCTCCCGTGAAAGTTGTATGGTACCTACCAATAGTTTCAAGGTTCAAGAGATTATTCGCTAATGCAAACGATGCAAAGAATCTTAGATGGCATGcagaagaaagaaaatgtgatGGACAAATTCGCCATGTAACTGATTCTTTGCAACGGAAGAAAATAGATTCTTTGTTTCCAAATTTTGGCAAAGAGTCGAGAAACCTTAGACTTGGAatttctactgatggaatgaatccGTTTGGTAATATAAATACTAACCATATTTCTTGGCCTGTTCTTCTGATGATTTACAACCTATCTCCTAGGTTGTGCATGAAGCGTAAATATGTGATGTTATCCATGATGATTTCGGGCCTAAAACAACCAGGAAATgacatagatgtttatctaagTCCACTGATCGATGATTTAAAAGTGTTGTGGGAGGAAGGGGTGGATGTTTTCGATGCGCATTCTGGTGAACAGTTCAATATGCGTGCCATGTTGTTTTGCACCATCAACGATTTTCCGGCATATGGCAATTTGTCTGGGTATAAAGTTAAAGAGCATAAAGCGTGTCCTATATGTGAAAAAGACACATGTTACCATCAGCTTGAAAAAGGAAAGAAGACTGTTTATCTCGGGCATCGAAAATTTCTAAATCGTTATCATCCATATCGTAGATTGCGGAAAGTTTTCAATGGGGAACAAGAGTATGGTGTTGCTCCAAAGCCCTTAACTGGAGAGGAAGTTTATCAACGACAACAGGGCATTACTGCTGTTTTTGGAAAGTACCAAAAGCGGCCTATTGtgaaaaatatatggaaaaagaGGTCTGTTTTCTTCGATCTTCCATATTGGTCCAGTCTTGAGGTAAGACACTGTATTGATGTGATGCACATGGAGAAAAATGTATGTGATAGTGTAATCGGAACACTTCTCAacattcaaggcaagacaaagtATGGTATTAATGCTCGTCTAGATTTGGGCTTGATGGGTATACGAGAAGAGCTAACTCCACAATATATAG gtAACAAGACGTATTTGCCTCCTGCCTGCTACAATTTGTCGAAAAAAGAGAAATTAAGTTTTT TAAGGGAGATTAGATTATGTGGTCCAATATTTTTACGGTGGATGTATCCAATAGAGCGATACATGAAGATCCTAAAAGGGTATACCAAGAACCCACACCGTCCGGAAGCATCGATTATTGAGAGGTACATTGCAGAAGAAGCTATTGAGTTTTGTTCTAACTATTTGTCGGAAGTGAATACTGTAGGGGTTCCCAAGTCTCGTCATGATGGAAGATGTGAGGGTGTGGGTACACAAGGTTTAAAGATCAAGAGCTTAAGTATTGATGTGGTTGTTCAAGCgcatttgtatatattgaataacaCATATGAAGTTCAACCTTACTTATCTGTTCACAAAAGCATCATAAAGAAAAAGTACCCCAAGATGAGTGAAAGAGGGTTGTTAAAAGAGCATAATAAGAGTTTCTCTGAGTGGTTTAAAGAAAAAATTGCTGGTGATGATAGTGCTTCAAAAACAATTAAGTGGTTGTCCTATGAGCCTAAATGCAACATAATAACTTGGAGTGGATATGATATTAATAAAACTTCCTTTTATACAAAGGCAAAGGATGACCGTAGTACCACGCAAAATAGCGGGGTTATGATTGTGGTCGAGTCCATGCACTTCTCTAGTGCTAAAGATAAAAACCCGGTTATGGCATCTACACCCTACTTTGGGGTGATTGAAGAGATTTGGGAAGTTGATTATGTTGGGTTTAAAGTTCCTGTATTTAAATGCAAATGGGTTGATATTGATATCAATAGTGGTGTAAGAATTGGAGAATTTGGAGTTACATTGGTTGATCTTAGCAAGTTAGCTTATGCGGACGAACCTTTCATCATGGCATctcaagcaaaacaagttttttatgtcaCAGATCCTTGTAATAAAAGGTGGTCAGTTGTTCTACAAGGAAAGGTGCATGATAGTGATGAAAATCAAGATGCGAATCTTGATATTTCCGAAACTCCTCCTTTCTCAACAAATGTGCCTACCTTCATTGAAGAAGATGTAGAGGATGATGTGCATGCTATTCGCATAGATCATGAAGAAGGGATATGGGAGAACTAG